The genomic region TTTTTACTGATCTATAAGGTGCTACCAATGACACTGTATGTAGATTTTAATGACCTTATACAAGTTCTTGATTACTTGAATATTGCATTGAATTGATGAATAATCTACTTTATCTCATAGCTATGGCAGTAACCTGGATGTGTCTCATTGTGCTTGCCACATGCAGAGAAACCACTGCAGGTAAGAGTGCTCCATATGATTCTATGGCTGCTTTAGGAATGATGCTTGATTTGATTACAGATTTATTCATGCCATTACATCTTTTGTCCAATCATTGTTTTAGTTAATTTCAAATAACTACATATAATTGTTCTTAGATACCTAAAACACTGACAAACAACATTGCAGCATTGGATTTCCAGACGACCAGCTTGTTATCTGTACTCCTACATATGTAAAGAGTTGCCGTTTATGTTTCACATATTACTTACAGATCAAGGGAAATAGCCAAAATGTTCAAGTTTATCAAACTTGTACTGCTGCTAGTTATTGTGATACAACCTGAGTGCAACAATGAATTGAAACAAAACgcttttttgtaaaaaaacaaacagtgaaTTTAGTAAAATCTGCAAACATTTTTTGTAAAACGTTCTAGGTTTCATGGTTATTGGGAAAAGGTATTGCATGGTTTTCTTTTCCTGCATTGATAGGTCCTTCCTGTTGCATGAGAGTCAGAGTCAATCGATTTGTCAAAGAATTTTGAAAAGTGAAAGTAATATAGACGTCCCACAAGTCAGATTTGCTCCAATGTGTAGGTTGGGTTCATCCTTCCACTATGATACACATTTTCAGGACATTTCACAAAAACTGGGCCAGGATTTTTTGCATAATCCTTCTGATAAACTAATCAACAACCCAACGGGCCAACAGACAGGGCTGAAAACAATCCCTCCTTGGCAGAGGTAATAATCATGGCAAGCTCTGCTGATCTAAGATATGTGTTGTGATCAATTTTCTCCTCTGTGTCAGATGGATTTGCAGTGCAAACTCCACAGAAGTCCGTCTCAGCTCAGCACGGAGCCTCCGTCACTCTGCCCTGTGGAATCTCTCCAGCCACCAGTGCAGTGGATCTGGAGTTGCGCTGGCACCGACCCGATGGGTTCAACACCCCGGTTCTGTTCTACAGGAACAAAGCGGTACAGCCTGTAGAACCTCAGTACAGGGGCAGAGTGTCTCTGATAGGGCACCTGGAGAAGGGGAACGTGTCCCTGAGACTGGAGAACCTCACGCTGGCAGACAGAGGAGAGTATGTGTGCTACATCAAGAGTCCTGTATGGTATGACACAGCTACAGTAAACCTGACTGTAAGAGGTGAGTGATTTAtatacagaattatttttatacAGAACAGGTCCTGACTGCAGACGATGTATCAGTTACAGTAGGCAAAGTTAGGAAGTGTTAGAGAAAGGGAAAGTGAAGGTTATGCAAAGTAGAATGTAATGTTAGGAATCTCtaaccaatgatttcaaagttaacgcAAAGTCTACACTCAATCAATGTGAAACAAAATAGTGAGTCTGGTGAAACCAGGCTACATTGAATTGCTTCCCTGTATAAATGCCCTATAAAAATAAACTTGCATTGGCTTGCTTCTTTATGTCTGTATTAGTCATGGGGTCTGCACTGGACCTCTCTATAGCTGAGACAGGTGAAGGACAGGTAAATGTCACCTGTGCATCAGGTGGTTGGTGCCCAGAGCCTGAGCTCACCTGGACagatggagaggggagagtTCTATCTGCACACCTCAGAGAGCTTTCTGCAGGTAATCAGTGATCACACATACTAATAGCCATTCGTCTTAGCTGATGAAGGTGTAGGGGTATTATTTTGTCCCAGTAGGCACTGAAACCTGCTAAATGCCATATTTGTGATTTCACTGAAATTGTGGTGTGACTTCCTGATACACACATGATAATGAGTGAAGTGGGATGTAGAGTAAATGTGTTTGCCACTCTTCATTTCTTTCCCAGATGATGCTGGTTTGGTGGGAGTGAGTTCCTGGCTGCTCTACTCTTCCTCTGAGTCAGAGTGGCTCTCCTGCTCTGTGGGTGTGTCTgatcaggagaggagagagggtcgGATCTTACCGTACATTTCCAGAGGACAGACTACAGACAGAACAGGCCAGTCTGGTAGGTGTAGATTACATGATCTAAATGTCCTAATGTTGTTCTACGGCTTCGGACAGACAACAGACACAAAACAGAACACAACCCCATCCGGTATattcttaaaggagaagttcggtgtgatattgacccaaaatgtgttgaaacatgataccgagtgtgaacttttgtctcatagctcatctcggcttgtctcCTGCACTctgaaatctggcgctagttagccgatgctaccaacaggttttcaatgggggtgcctcgggcatcgggctagccatgcaaataaatcactgttttacaccatttacgagggtcaaagtagctccacacttcattggtagacttccgagggccctgacatttaaaatgagacattgagaactttgaaaaagcactggtagttgatttacaagatgatttatacagacagtaccttcaggaagtttaccgttctccgccatcttgaatttagtcacgataagtcgagcaagttgtacgaacaggtatgataagggatcagattccaaaaataattccgtggaaatgcatggattccagttatTTTTGGAATCTATTAACTCCAGGAAAGTCTGTCTATGTCTGTTTGTCCGTTCTTCACATATATCTCTTGATCcattagtccgaccgactttgtgagtgagtgcactGTCGAGTAAGATGTGTGGATGTTAAATAAAGCTAACATTAAATGacatcatgtctgacctcaacaatataAAGACCCTCTTCCTGCTGGCATAAAAACATTCACACAAAATATGACCTCAACATGCCAACTGACACCAGAATGAAGTGTTTGTTTAAAATAATGCATTTGTAAAATGCCACTCCTAAGCAGACAAAGCTCTAGGACTTAGAATAGACAAGCGGCAATTCCAATAGCGCCCTGAATTTAACAATAGTTTCAGAATGTCACCACTTTGAGTATGTAAAGATGGGGCTAAAGGATACAAAAGGAACAGAGTTGCAAGGATTTCATACAATCAATAATCACTCCACAAAATTGTGTTTATCTTCTTTGTCATCAAGCACTTGAAATAAACCAaccaaaatccacttttctcagttttcttatctagtaatttgaatgttgcattcgaaaggggaggcaaagaaaatacacactgttgaGTAGTATATTTTTCTTAAAAGTTCTTATAAGATAAGATTATATTCTTATTTTTCTTATAAGTCTCTTAaatgttctaaaaagcctttcagtgtcaatgatgtcattaattagcacaatgctagcgtgttatgggcagcaacgacccaacctgtaagaaaccgaaaggacataagtactcgttcattcatctttcgacctataacccatgttgaacttgtaaaaactacaatcaaatctcaGATTtctcaacgacaatcaggtaaaagagacaaatttagccgtctagctccatagactcCTATTCATTTTACACCGATGGTGAttgcccccagtggaactctggtggaactgcaaccaaaattcagtacaatgggacttaatagagagtggccaggctctagacgggctctggtgctGTGCAGTGCTAGAGACGCATCCCatccactttacatgggcttaggtcatccgttgccgaactggcATTCGTTGACGGAccgcaactgtgtgtgggagacgGCTCCCGGTGGTGATCCTCTAGTACTACACGacattttgtcgtgtcgcattccactctattcctatgggtgacgtcaagcgACTTTAACGCGCCCGCAAAGCATTCCGGGAAGGCGGCGCTGCATTTGAAAAAATTTTGCATGACAAAAAGCTGACCGTtgcccatctttatgcaaattaatCTGTTGAACGCGACGCGACTATCCAATGAAAGCACAaaggttgtaggtcctttgttctaccacaacggtgcctgtgaaactttggttccgcttacaagGCACAttaatgttttaacgatctcttccatgaccacctagtagtccataaaacaaagAAAGTATTTGGAGAAtgtttctggtgaggatttgagattgcattgagtagttttaataaaacaacatttcgaaatggcttgcatagtttggataggctattaatgtgttgtactgtatactgttaagtacatgcctaaCTTGGTGGTCCATTTGTGAGAAACACTTAAGACAAGTTAAAATGAACTGACTATGAGCTgcaaactgacattttaaactaAACGCCCACACGCGACTGAACGAGGAGAGGCAGCACGACACCACACATATGTGGTGTAGTACTAGTGGATCAGCACCgtcccacacacagttgcgttccatcaacgcatgccagtgggtgttcccgacggtagctatgtaaatgacttgaagtataaccgtaatttgattggctggtgcttTCTGTTGTTGTCCGTCGGTACAGCAAAAGTGGAACTTTTCAACGCAAGCGACGGGAGCAACGGGACACAATGGACCCataattcagttcggcaacggatgacgttaTCCCATGTAAAGTGGActggatgcgtctccagcactgcatcgcagctgtgtgtgggagccataAGAGTCGTGCTAGCAGTGTGGCCACTTTTAAACACTTAACTTCTGAAAAGTTTGATGCTGGCTGAAGGATTTAGAATCAGTGAATGACACCATATTAAATGTGTTCAACATGGTATCCATAAATAGTGTTCTTATTGTTGTGTCAGGTGGTTGGATTGCTGCCTTCGTTATCACTCTCCTGCTCTTGTTGACACTACTGATTGGGATGTTTATCCTGTACAGAAAAGGTAAATCATTGATCTTATTTATTGTTGTGATTATACTGTGTAATGACACACATATCTATGGGAAGGTGAAAAAGATATGCCCCAGTGACCCCTTTTGcttaattatatcttcaatcCTTCAGGTTTAATCCAGTATCCTGTGACTTCAACACCACCAGGTACACatttttacatccctctccctatgctacagaccttttatttattttattatttcatcacacgtcaaaacacacacacacacacacacacacaaacacatatctgactttctccaacttttgcacatctccttagaactttttatttattatttttgatttctcctccatctatctacccatgtccttgattgcctagcctttctgcccccgacacccccatccccaacacacacacaaaatacacacagttACATCATCACTGCCATCAACTcgcatacatacagcacactgcttgctacagtaagcctcctctacatacttgctgcacactgcccccccccccctccctacatacacagcacattgtcttcaggatcttctccaacacacatcctctacatacttacagcacactgcccccacctacccacacacacactacacacacacacacacagtcactgctccactcccctcccgcccacacacacatcttcactgtcatcactcacatacatcatacatacagtactctgcttgcaatagtaagtcccttcacctgCAGTacactacccccccccctccctacacagcacattatttcatcaggaagcttctccaacacacatccccaacatacttacagcacactgccccccatacacagcacattgtctcatgaggaagcttctccaacacacatattgcacactgccctctccccacatacacagcacactatcccatctccctgtcatcccccaacacacacaccaagacccctggcagttgggttagccccttgagccatggatttgcccaaggtttcttccttggtaagggagtttttccttgcccctgttgctcttgggtgctccttgttggtgccccccccccaatcccaatcctcccccatctttcttatgcagcccttgccacttaacaGCCACTAGTGTGTCTTGCATTTGTATAGTTGTATAGTAGCAACAAAATGTTTCAGTAACATGAACATTGATGATAGCATTGCTGATGTGGCAAGACTAGCTCAAGTGGTTAAGCAGCAGGCGATCATGTGAGAGACCAGGGTTCAATTCCTTAGAAGTGCATGAAGTTTTTTTCttgagcttttaattacttttgaaaccatgtgcagttaatgtgtgcagttaatgtgtacaatcttttgtttttcagttattaatcagaaaAGCGCGACTGAATGGATACATATATGtctgtggttgcctagcaacaataaacaaagaataatattaaaatcgatcccttgaatctttggtgtggatcACTAAGAGTGAGGGTTTCCCATGGGGCATGGGGTTTCcctgttattattaaaaaacattttgacagaatatgagatgcatactgcaggctctgctttaccatctatactgaagtaccgttgcagagcagtgtgtcactttagccactaggggcatccatcaggacctgatcgcgaggctatgaacagtaaatttacatttagactgggtgggattcttacataatacccaataggagtcttctacccaccctctcattagaatttgcataataaccatttcaggcactagttaactagtgagctgcttcactgccacacatgcaaactagtgagacttcaattgttccactagttaactagtggacaaaaacggtcagcttttttctctttttaggtgtaactagttaactagagaacaaaatatacatgccactagttaactagtaaggcctacaacaccctcactagtaaactagagggtatttttgcctttacatgttaacaagtgaccattttggcatctcactagttaactagtggggctgaaatagCCTTCaccagttaactagtgggcgttttggagcacactagtaaactagtgacactttttgcacctcactagttaactagtcgaatggaaattgccatcactagtttactagtgggtgttttggtgcacactagtaaactagtgacactttttagacctcactagttaactagtgggcatttgtgtcttaactagttaactagtgagcagttctgccttcactagtttacatgtaagtgtcacattgaagccactagtttactagttaaagttcctttggccagcatgttaacttgtgtgccacatgcaaatgttgtggatgggattttgtgaaattctgcagtgtgattggttgtcatgttctatttggacatagggagccaattagaaagcctcaatttccagagttctccgcctcctaattttaattctgcgccactagctgactagtgtgaatttaggcttcagctagtttactagtatacatttatgacctcactagttaactagtttggacaaaggatgcatcaactagttaactacctgctgccatcacctagatagctagtaagccatttatggtttaatagttaactagtgacattgaactactccaactagttaactggtgaggagttttgccttcactagtaaacatgtgcacatttttggctgtcactagttaactagtgagacccaaaagccttcaactagatgactactagttaactagtggacatttctggctctcactagttaactagtgaagctaatatgtgttcactagttaactagtgggcatttatgctgtcactagttaactagtgtgcacaaacatggctcactagttaactagttgacaaaaatggcttgcatgttggcctgatatcaagatatcagaataaatgcccaagcggctggccaaattacatagaagttaacaagtgtgaatttgacattcagtagtcagctagtaaacatttttgtaccttactagttgactagtaaaatatagaagtctttaaactagttaactagtgcacattccagtgtccactagttaactagtgaacatgctgagcattactagttaactagtaagatatgaaacaaatgaactagttaactagagagaatttgggccttactagttaactagtgagcattttggctgtcactagttaactagttcacacagaaatggctcactagttaactagtggacagaaatggcttgcatgtacctgacaattatgcctgatatcaagatatctgaataaatgctcaatcggcttgccatatgacactgtcatgaacgtgttaTAAACAAGTCATTGCGTTTATGATATAGcagcttctgttattaagtgacattcagtttttgtcataacaagttagggttaggtttagggttagggttaggtttcatgtgtcatgaccgtgtcatgtgttcatgacagtgtcatgacactcttatgtcgatactgtcaagtaaagtgttacaatatattttcataaataatcatGGCATAAATAACGCCTAAATCACACCAGTCTCTCACACATAAATCTCAATGAGCAAATaatacacacagcactgcaAACGTGAAACAAGGCAGATTGGGGCAAAGGAAACCCCTTACGATATGGCATACAAACACAATTAAAACCGCATACTTAGATACATAATATAAGCAACAGCAGAAAACATCTACATTTACGCAGGCGGGAAGTGCGAGGGTTgggaaaatgtgctgcctgccACCTCTTCAACTAGCCTACAGCGGCACTAATTATTAGGCTAAATGATCTGCGCTAGGCTACACACAATGATATCCAACTTCATAGCTCATCAACTCAGCGTTAATGCCGTGCTCGTGGCGTGCTCTCCCGACTCACACATTTCCCAGACAAAGCTGGCGCCTGCCACCTGAATCTTCAGTCCTTCTAAAAGGCGTTCATCaacacacctcccacacacgCCGGTGGCGTCATGGCGTAGCGTTCATTAATTTTAACAAAGGAAGAGTTGTTCAATCATAAAACCTGGACACAATGACAGTACACAAAATTAGGACACTCAtgtcaaaaatgaaaataataaaacaatatcaAAATCATATCACCACAACAAAACAACCTTCCACTAGACGCCTTTTACAAGTAAATGAGTGTTTATAATGATAAAAGAGTTTACAGGGATTTGTGGAAACACTTCTAAACAAATAGTGTAGTTTtacattatattataaataaatgtgtgtgtttctctatctgTTTTGactgaagatggagagaggcccACATGTGCTGGGGCAGGTACTATTGATGTTGTTCTGTtcttgtttgtgtatttgttgctgttattaCTCAACATTTGGAATGTGCAGTTATGTGCATGTCACAATCCAACTGTTTATCCAATAATTTGATCTTTTCCTTGCAGAAGAGTCTTTACCACTTAAAGGTATTTAATCTTAAACCATTGTGCGGTGGATATAACTTGTCTGCTTCAACAAAACATTACTGAGTTGTCACCGCAACATCACTCTTCTGATTTTAAAAGATAAAATGGAAGGGAAGCTGAAAACTGcagacaaagaaacaaacacagcagtGACAGGTAAATACCCACCAAGTTTATTTCAAATGTATGcggcattacattacattacatcttTACAAATATCTCTTTCATACCCAGAATGGGCAGAGAAGGACACAAACACGAATGATTCCATCCTTCTGACACCAGGTATCATCtgactatttaactgtttagttAATACATGAATTGAAATTCAAAAAGTAAATGTTGGTTTTACATTTCAGAATGGGACTTATTGAAATCACATACAGGTAAATTCCTCTGTATGACCATTTCAGTTTAAATATATTgagaatacagtatgtgtatattATTATCACTGTGTTACTTGTTTCAGTTAAGAACATCAGTCTGGACAATAGCACTGTCCCTCCTTTTCTGGAGGTGAGAgatttaaaaagaaacacagaaGTGACGTGTCCTGATCCTCTGAAAGCCCAGGGCCATGGGAACAAGTTTCCCCATGTTCTGTGTAAGGAGAAATTCAGATCAGGAAAGCACTGCTGGGGGGTGAAGATTTGGgaagaaggaaaaaatattgaagCTAAGATTGACTCTGACAAAATAATTCAACAGAAGCAGTCGTGGTATGTGGGGGTGTGCAGTGACACAGCAGAAGCCCGAACACACAGAGTCCCTTTAACCCAAAAGAATGGCTTCTGGGTTCTTCAGTATGAGAAAGGAACTGGACTCTTTGCCAACTCTGACCCTCCAACTCCAGTGCAGGTGGCAACAATGTTTAGAAGGCTGGGAATGTTTCTGGACTGTGACAAACACACTCTGTCCTTTTACAATGTGGACACTAAATTACACTTGTGCACCTTTGAGAATGTGAGAGCTGCCAATGTCAACCCTAAATCACAGTGCACCTCTAAGAATGAGAGACCTCCCAACAGCCTGATTCCTCTGATTAGTCCTGGAGTCAGAGACTCTTTGGTCATGAAGATACGTGCAGATGTGGATAAACTAAAGGGCaaagaaaacaaagcaaaatCGAAAGCGAAATGAGTCAAAGGACAACTTGCCTCATATTCCCATTTTCTACTTTATTTCAACAGTTTATAATACAAACTCTTAAACATTATATAAACAATACTTGTCATTAGTGATGTATTATGAGAACTTTCCATTTGGTATAGAAATGTCATTTTCTACAGCACTGATTATTGAGATAAGGGACAAAAGTACTTTTGAAAagtgacaaacaaaaaatcaatactaaattaatttgaattGGATATCTTCATAAACATAGGTCTCATCTATCATGCCTGAAAAGGAACAGGATTTTATTtaaccactttttaaaaaaattgacaTTTACTGACTTAGTAACTTGTCATTTGTCAACTCCGTCTGACACATGAaaatatgttgttgttttttgtgtgtgtttgatatatTCAACAACACTGTAAAGTCTTTAAGTGTGTAGAAATGGTGTGCCTTAGTAAGGTTTAGTGATACATTGCATTGTATACACTTTTAATATCATTTTACATTGTTTTGGAATGAGACATTTTAAATTACCTTAATTTAGTTTACcattttataatttttaatatacaATAAGTGGTTTTGTGCACACAAGACACTGATGCATGTAGATAAGTTGATGTTTTAAATGTACTGTATTAAACACAATATTGAAcaaagaaatacatttttttataaaaatgaaaaccTCCATTTTCTGGTGTTGACACACNNNNNNNNNNNNNNNNNNNNNNNNNNNNNNNNNNNNNNNNNNNNNNNNNNNNNNNNNNNNNNNNNNNNNNNNNNNNNNNNNNNNNNNNNNNNNNNNNNNNNNNNNNNNNNNNNNNNNNNNNNNNNNNNNNNNNNNNNNNNNNNNNNNNNNNNNNNNNNNNNNNNNNNNNNNNNNNNNNNNNNNNNNNNNNNNNNNNNNNNNNNNNNNNNNNNNNNNNNNNNNNNNNNNNNNNNNNNNNNNNNNNNNNNNNNNNNNNNNNNNNNNNNNNNNNNNNNNNNNNNNNNNNNNNNNNNNNNNNNNNNNNNNNNNNNNNNNNNNNNNNNNNNNNNNNNNNNNNNNNNNNNNNNNNNNNNNNNNNNNNNNNNNNNNNNNNNNNNNNNNNNNNNNNNNNNNNNNNNNNNNNNNNNNNNNNNNNNNNNNNNNNNNNNNNNNNNNNNNNNNNNNNNNNNNNNNNNNNNNNNNNNNNNNNNNNNNNNNNNNNNNNNNNNNNNNNNNNNNNNCAATCTCTTCCATCaccacctagtagtccataaaacaaagAAAGTATTTGGAGaaatatattgactgttggtgtttctggtgaggatttgagattgcattgagtagtttaaataaaacaacatttcgAAATGACTCCATCAATGTGGGCCTCAGTGACACCTCCGCGCCCCGCCCCCCCGACAATCATTTTCATATAATGATATTCACTTCagttaagccacttaaatcggtgctatactatgctatgcaatgcaatgagttttcatcatattttttgACGTTTGGCTTTGTTGCCCATATCAAGCTCAGGCCGTGCAGCGATAAAATGTGACAAATCTGTCCATTTTAAGTTAGCTATCGGAGCGTCACATTTAACCGCCCGCattatgtccaacctcttacgtgtatctgtcacttaatattcatttctatacaaaccaaggcggcggattcctaaagaaacacaagcacccacaccataagtttatctaaattagctatgtaccaaaaaatacattttaccgtgactcgaaaagctgtaaacagtgttgtaaggctgtgtgtacaaatccgcttggagctcaaGCTCCAACCTGCAAGCTACCGTTCACTAGTAACTTGCAGCTAGCTCGGCTGGCGGCACTGTTGCTAAATTATGTTATGAAGTTTGGCACAATACATTCTCACTCAGGATAGGGATCAA from Alosa alosa isolate M-15738 ecotype Scorff River chromosome 1, AALO_Geno_1.1, whole genome shotgun sequence harbors:
- the LOC125295172 gene encoding butyrophilin subfamily 3 member A3-like, with product MGFKLECFQWKRAMAVTWMCLIVLATCRETTADGFAVQTPQKSVSAQHGASVTLPCGISPATSAVDLELRWHRPDGFNTPVLFYRNKAVQPVEPQYRGRVSLIGHLEKGNVSLRLENLTLADRGEYVCYIKSPVWYDTATVNLTVRVMGSALDLSIAETGEGQVNVTCASGGWCPEPELTWTDGEGRVLSAHLRELSADDAGLVGVSSWLLYSSSESEWLSCSVGVSDQERREGRILPYISRGQTTDRTGQSGGWIAAFVITLLLLLTLLIGMFILYRKGLIQYPVTSTPPDGERPTCAGAEESLPLKDKMEGKLKTADKETNTAVTEWAEKDTNTNDSILLTPEWDLLKSHTVKNISLDNSTVPPFLEVRDLKRNTEVTCPDPLKAQGHGNKFPHVLCKEKFRSGKHCWGVKIWEEGKNIEAKIDSDKIIQQKQSWYVGVCSDTAEARTHRVPLTQKNGFWVLQYEKGTGLFANSDPPTPVQVATMFRRLGMFLDCDKHTLSFYNVDTKLHLCTFENVRAANVNPKSQCTSKNERPPNSLIPLISPGVRDSLVMKIRADVDKLKGGWTAAFVITLLLLLTLLIGMFILYRKGLIQYPVTSTPPDGERPTCAGAEESLPLKDKMEGKLKTADKETNTAVTEWAEKDTNTNDSILLTPVKNISLDNSTVPPFLEVRDLKRNTEVTCPDPLKAQGHGNKFPHVLCKEKFRSGKHCWGVKIWEEGKNIEAKIDSDKIIQQKQSWYVGVCSDTAERTHRVPLTQKNGFWVLQYEKGTGLFANSDPPTPVQVATMFRRLGMFLDCDKHTLSFYNVDTKLHLCTFENVRAANVNPKSQCTSKNERPPNSLIPLISPD